Below is a window of Candidatus Hydrogenedentota bacterium DNA.
GGCGAAGGCGGCCTGGCGCTGGCCGCGCGGCAGGGCGTCGATCTCGCCCTGGTGGACCTGCGCCTGCCGGACATGTCCGGCCTGGACGTGATCACCCGCCTGGCCGACACCGGCGAAGACATGGTGATGGTGATGATGACGGCCTACCCCGAGGTGCGCACAGCGGTCGCGGCGCTGAAGTCGGGTGCCTACGACTACATCAACAAGCCCTTCGACCTGGAGGATCTGCGCGGGCTGATCGACCGCGCCTTCGAAGTGCGCCGCCTGCGCCGGGAGGTGGCCTGGCGGCGCGTGCAGGCGGGCGAAGGCGTGGGGGTGGAGTCCGTCGGCCACGCGGCCGCCTTCCGGCAGCTGATGGCCACCACCGAGCGCATCGCCGGTGCCTCACGCGTGCCCGTGCTGATCCTGGGTGAATCGGGCACGGGCAAGGAGCACATCGCGCAGGCGATCCACCGCCTGTCGGCGCGCGCCGGCGGTCCCTGGGTGACGGTGAACTGCTCGGCGCTGCCCGAAGGCCTGCTCGAGGCCGAG
It encodes the following:
- a CDS encoding sigma-54-dependent Fis family transcriptional regulator, coding for GEGGLALAARQGVDLALVDLRLPDMSGLDVITRLADTGEDMVMVMMTAYPEVRTAVAALKSGAYDYINKPFDLEDLRGLIDRAFEVRRLRREVAWRRVQAGEGVGVESVGHAAAFRQLMATTERIAGASRVPVLILGESGTGKEHIAQAIHRLSARAGGPWVTVNCSALPEGLLEAE